A stretch of the Capra hircus breed San Clemente chromosome 10, ASM170441v1, whole genome shotgun sequence genome encodes the following:
- the LOC102189404 gene encoding olfactory receptor 4F3/4F16/4F29-like: protein MDGGNHSVVSEFLLQGLTSSWEIQILLFLFFTVFYIASMLGNLLIVLTILSDHHLHSPMYFLLANLSFIDTGVSSIATPKMISDLFRRHKVISLRGCVTQMFFIHTVGGAEMVLLIVMAYDRYAAICKPLHYLTIMSLRMCSSLLAVAWTIGLIHSVAQLAFVVNLPFCGPNEMDSFYCDFPRFIKLARTDAYRLEFLVTANSGFISMGTFCILMVSYIFILVTVRKHSSGGSSKALSTLSAHITVVVFFFGPCIIVYVWPFPTLPIDKFLAIFDVLITPFMNPIIYTFRNKEMKMAMRRLFGKVLSFRKSSHAQSKKFRLILTIFGN, encoded by the coding sequence ATGGATGGAGGAAATCACTCCGTGGTGTCTGAATTTTTGCTGCAGGGACTCACCAGTTCTTGGGAGATCcagattcttctttttctatttttcacagTATTTTATATAGCGAGTATGTTGGGAAACCTTCTCATTGTGCTCACTATTCTCTCAGACCACCATTTACATTCGCCCATGTACTTTTTGTTGGCCAATCTCTCCTTCATTGACACAGGTGTTTCCAGCATTGCAACCCCAAAGATGATTTCTGACCTTTTCAGAAGACACAAAGTCATCTCCTTGAGAGGCTGCGTCACTCAGATGTTCTTTATTCACACTGTCGGGGGTGCAGAGATGGTGCTGCTCATAGTCATGGCCTATGACCGGTACGCTGCTATCTGTAAGCCGCTCCACTACCTGACCATCATGAGCCTTAGAATGTGCTCTTCTCTTCTGGCTGTTGCTTGGACCATTGGACTCATCCACTCTGTGGCCCAGCTGGCTTTTGTTGTCAACTTACCCTTTTGTGGCCCCAATGAAATGGATAGCTTTTACTGTGATTTTCCTCGGTTCATCAAACTTGCGCGTACAGACGCGTATAGACTGGAGTTTCTGGTCACTGCCAACAGTGGCTTCATCTCCATGGGCACCTTCTGTATCCTGATGGTGTCTTACATCTTCATCCTGGTCACGGTTCGCAAACACTCTTCAGGTGGTTCATCCAAGGCCCTTTCTACCCTCTCAGCTCACATCACTGTGGTAGTTTTTTTCTTTGGCCCTTGCATTATCGTCTATGTGTGGCCATTCCCTACCTTACCCATAGATAAATTTTTAGCCATCTTTGATGTTCTAATTACTCCTTTTATGAATCCTATTATCTATACATTTAGAAACAAGGAGATGAAGATGGCAATGAGGAGACTGTTTGGTAAGGTTTTAAGTTTCAGGAAGAGTTCTCATGCACAATCCAAGAAATTCAGATTGATCTTGACtatttttggaaattaa
- the LOC102189761 gene encoding LOW QUALITY PROTEIN: olfactory receptor 4F15-like (The sequence of the model RefSeq protein was modified relative to this genomic sequence to represent the inferred CDS: substituted 1 base at 1 genomic stop codon): MGGANHSVVSEFVFLGLSSSWEIQLLLFLFFSVFYMASLMGNLLIVFSVSADASLHSPMYFLLANLSFLDVGVCSIAAPKMIYDLFRKCKAISFGGCLTQIFFIHAIGGTEMVLLIAMAFDRYVAICKPLHYLTIMNPXMCVLILAAAWVLGLIHSVAQLAFVIDLPFCGPNVLDSFYCDLPRLIKLACTETHRLEFMVTANSGLISVGSFFILIISYIFILVTVWKHSSGSVSKALSTLSAHVTVVVLFFGPLIFFYSWPFPSSHLDKFLAIFDAVLTPFLNPVIYTFRNKEMKAAMKKLCHQLVSYSKMS; encoded by the coding sequence ATGGGTGGAGCCAACCACTCCGTGGTGTCTGAGTTTGTGTTCCTGGGACTCTCCAGTTCCTGGGAGATCCagcttcttcttttcctttttttctctgtgttctaCATGGCAAGCCTGATGGGAAACCTCCTCATTGTGTTCTCTGTGAGTGCTGACGCTAGCTTGCACTCCCCCATGTATTTCCTGCTGGCCAACCTCTCCTTTCTTGATGTGGGGGTTTGCTCTATTGCTGCTCCCAAAATGATTTATGACCTTTTCAGAAAATGCAAAGCCATCTCTTTTGGGGGTTGCCTAACTCAGATCTTCTTTATTCATGCCATTGGGGGCACAGAAATGGTGCTGCTCATTGCCATGGCCTTTGACAGATATGTGGCCATATGCAAGCCTCTCCACTACCTGACCATTATGAACCCATGAATGTGCGTTTTGATTTTGGCTGCTGCCTGGGTCCTTGGCCTCATTCACTCAGTGGCCCAACTGGCTTTTGTCATAGACTTGCCCTTCTGTGGTCCTAATGTACTGGATAGCTTTTATTGTGACCTCCCCCGACTCATTAAGCTTGCTTGCACAGAGACCCATAGACTAGAGTTCATGGTCACCGCCAACAGTGGACTCATCTCTGTGGGCTCCTTCTTCATATTGATTATTTCCTACATCTTCATTCTGGTCACTGTTTGGAAACACTCCTCAGGTAGTGTATCCAAGGCCCTCTCCACCTTGTCAGCTCACGTCACTGTGGTGGTCTTATTCTTTGGGCCATTAATCTTCTTCTACTCCTGGCCCTTCCCTTCATCACACTTGGACAAGTTCCTTGCTATCTTTGATGCAGTTCTCactccttttctgaatccagtcaTCTATACATTCAGGAACAAGGAGATGAAAGCAGCGATGAAGAAACTCTGCCATCAGCTTGTGAGCTACAGCAAGATGTCCTAA